Proteins encoded in a region of the Candidatus Obscuribacter sp. genome:
- a CDS encoding AMP-binding protein: MNNTVTQEIIWQPSGQYLESRVTDFMKLHGIKDWRALIERSNSDTEWFWEAAIKYMGFEWNKPYTKLKDDSKGFAWTKWFKDGELNIVSNCLDFHQEKGKVSGCRTSVGKDHMAMIWEGEDGRKRKLTYGELSELSSKIAGAMLKLNVKPGDAIGIYMPMVPEVVAVLFACLKIGAVAVPVFSGFGPHSLTSRLVDSKAKILFTADGGKRRGKLIPIKAEADEAVASGTEVEHVIVYKHCDNEVKMQAGRDHWLHDLLKDAPVAETIKDLSAEHPSMYLYTSGTTGKPKGTVHTHAGALAQIAKELGFAFDLKSDDVFFWVTDIGWMMGPWEMIGTMFWGATMVVYEGHPGYPEPDCVWQMVDRYKVNTLGISPTLIRGLRAYGDEWVKKADLSSLRLLGSTGEPWDHDSYMWFFDNVGQKRCPIINISGGTEVVGCLLMPLPVMPLKSCSLGGPGLGMDIDVFNEAGESIHGEIGHLVCKQPAPSMTRGFLGDPQRYEDTYFAKYPGIWYHGDWAKVDSDGSWFLYGRSDDTIKVAGKRVGPGEVESVLVEHAQVAEAAVIGVPHEVKGECLVCFIVMMPGVSYSKDVEAQLRDMVGKRLGATLKPDTIIAIQSLPKTRSGKIVRASIRRKYLGEAVGDLSSIENPDALELIGSKA; the protein is encoded by the coding sequence ATGAATAACACAGTCACCCAGGAAATTATTTGGCAACCCTCCGGTCAATATCTCGAAAGTCGGGTGACGGACTTTATGAAGCTCCACGGCATCAAAGACTGGCGTGCTTTGATTGAGCGCTCCAATAGTGATACTGAGTGGTTTTGGGAAGCGGCTATCAAATATATGGGCTTTGAGTGGAACAAGCCTTACACAAAGCTAAAAGACGATAGCAAAGGTTTTGCCTGGACCAAATGGTTTAAGGACGGCGAGCTCAATATAGTTAGTAACTGTCTGGATTTTCATCAAGAAAAAGGCAAAGTATCTGGTTGCCGCACCTCGGTTGGCAAAGATCATATGGCAATGATCTGGGAAGGCGAAGACGGTAGAAAGCGTAAACTGACTTATGGTGAGCTGTCTGAGCTGTCGTCCAAAATCGCTGGTGCCATGCTCAAGCTCAATGTCAAACCGGGCGATGCTATTGGTATCTATATGCCGATGGTACCGGAAGTAGTGGCAGTGCTCTTTGCCTGTCTCAAGATTGGTGCTGTGGCTGTGCCTGTCTTTAGCGGCTTTGGACCGCACTCTCTGACCAGTCGTCTGGTGGACTCTAAAGCCAAAATATTATTTACAGCTGATGGCGGCAAGCGTCGTGGCAAATTGATACCAATCAAAGCCGAAGCCGATGAGGCTGTAGCAAGCGGTACAGAAGTAGAGCATGTCATCGTCTACAAGCACTGCGATAACGAAGTAAAAATGCAGGCTGGTCGCGATCACTGGCTCCATGATTTGCTCAAAGACGCTCCAGTGGCTGAGACTATCAAAGACCTCTCGGCGGAGCATCCCAGTATGTATCTCTATACATCTGGTACAACAGGTAAGCCCAAAGGCACAGTACATACACATGCCGGTGCTCTGGCTCAAATTGCTAAAGAGCTTGGTTTTGCCTTTGACCTCAAAAGCGACGATGTTTTCTTTTGGGTTACAGATATCGGTTGGATGATGGGACCATGGGAAATGATCGGCACTATGTTTTGGGGTGCCACCATGGTTGTCTACGAAGGTCACCCTGGCTATCCCGAACCAGACTGTGTCTGGCAAATGGTAGATAGATACAAAGTAAACACTCTGGGCATTAGCCCCACCCTCATCCGTGGTCTAAGAGCTTATGGAGATGAGTGGGTCAAAAAAGCCGACCTCTCCAGTCTGCGTCTGCTTGGCTCCACCGGCGAGCCCTGGGACCACGATAGTTATATGTGGTTTTTTGATAACGTAGGTCAAAAGCGCTGCCCTATTATCAATATCAGTGGTGGCACCGAGGTCGTGGGCTGTTTGCTTATGCCACTGCCTGTGATGCCGCTCAAGTCTTGCTCTCTTGGTGGACCTGGACTTGGTATGGATATTGATGTATTCAACGAGGCTGGCGAAAGCATCCATGGTGAGATTGGTCATCTGGTCTGCAAGCAGCCCGCACCGTCCATGACTAGAGGATTCCTCGGCGATCCCCAGCGCTATGAAGATACTTATTTTGCTAAGTATCCTGGTATCTGGTACCACGGCGACTGGGCCAAAGTCGATAGCGACGGCTCCTGGTTTTTGTATGGACGCTCTGACGATACAATCAAAGTGGCTGGCAAAAGAGTTGGACCTGGCGAAGTAGAGTCAGTACTGGTCGAGCATGCCCAGGTAGCTGAGGCTGCTGTTATTGGTGTACCCCATGAAGTCAAAGGCGAATGTCTGGTTTGCTTTATTGTGATGATGCCTGGTGTGAGCTACTCCAAAGATGTGGAAGCACAGCTCAGAGATATGGTCGGCAAGCGTCTTGGCGCCACTCTCAAGCCCGATACTATCATCGCTATACAGTCACTACCTAAGACACGCTCTGGCAAGATTGTACGAGCCTCTATCCGTCGCAAATATCTGGGTGAAGCGGTAGGCGATCTTTCTTCTATCGAAAATCCTGATGCCCTTGAGCTTATTGGCTCAAAAGCTTAG
- the rsmD gene encoding 16S rRNA (guanine(966)-N(2))-methyltransferase RsmD: protein MRITGGELRGRLVTCPKGLAVRPTASKVRQAFFNILGHRLRGLSFLDLFAGTGLMGFEALSRGATSVTFVEQNPHSVRAITQSASNFGLEDSCVEVIQGDVLKVLGQLNSNGFDIIFADPPYKQKLGPKLASLIVEADLLRADGLFIVEHMTDDPLLGVSDSLVRVDTRQYGQTTISFFREQS, encoded by the coding sequence GTGCGCATCACTGGTGGAGAGCTGAGAGGCAGGTTGGTAACGTGTCCAAAAGGGCTCGCTGTCAGGCCCACAGCTTCAAAAGTGCGGCAGGCTTTTTTTAACATTTTAGGACACAGATTGAGAGGTTTGAGCTTCCTCGATCTCTTTGCTGGCACTGGACTGATGGGCTTTGAAGCACTGAGTCGCGGGGCAACCTCTGTTACATTTGTTGAGCAAAACCCCCATTCAGTGCGGGCTATCACTCAGTCAGCGAGCAATTTTGGTCTCGAGGACAGTTGTGTCGAGGTTATCCAGGGGGATGTTCTCAAGGTGCTGGGTCAGCTCAATAGTAACGGTTTTGACATCATTTTTGCTGACCCGCCTTACAAGCAAAAACTCGGACCCAAGCTCGCTAGCCTTATCGTCGAAGCAGATCTTTTGAGAGCAGACGGGCTCTTTATCGTTGAGCATATGACTGACGATCCTTTATTGGGGGTAAGTGATAGCCTAGTAAGAGTCGATACAAGGCAATATGGTCAGACGACAATCAGTTTTTTTAGAGAGCAATCTTGA
- a CDS encoding HDIG domain-containing protein, producing MTSTAKDSQKQDSGQVKQTLTDTQAALIKEDFWTARSLAGWVGAALSGFACLFLALSAVHIMSPGLQEQDIADRDLKAPSTVSVQDRGETDKVREKARQSIVPIFQVDKSRDQLSINNIARTLARAESLQAMGIVPLTPVPLTAGASNEVAKKTDKAITTKKILASTNKISAAEQNRLLQLPDGEFAEALLKPAMDKSVWHDVVLEFLPYNWTPQAQSAATDIIASNLEANLVIDPESTRQKADEVTSAVLPVLKVIKEGEIIVPQGSIITRDKLSILQELGITHVNRWPFIFSMAISLGAALILVGLYLYTYETKHFFSPSSIGLMFTVQVVVASVASLVGKTNPQFVPIPAAALILTIFFGRRAALALTIPMILLLAVDRLMDLHSLGAHTLASLGAIWAYSSVSRSAVFSTGILVAVGLVVGDLAATALDHTFLGWGSFGKRLLLDFAGGITSSIVAVGSLPFLENLFGLITPFRLAELTDANQPLLRRLEENAPGTYQHSLAVANMAEAGAKAIYADANLVRAGALYHDIGKMVRPKYFIENQLGATNPHDSMSPEDSRARVLAHVSDGIALAQKYSLPKAIQDFIPMHQGTTLMAYFYHKACTRDGADNVDPSTYRYPGPKPNSKETAIVMLADVAEAVTHSMRDPSQEEVDEALTKVFQNRWDDGQFNESTLSYEEMQKVKSGFARVWRTLHHERLKYPSTTTGKMAIAPAHEKALEAEKNDRQLIADKAAESALQADCCANEEENPKP from the coding sequence GTGACTTCGACGGCAAAAGATTCCCAAAAACAAGATTCAGGCCAGGTCAAGCAGACTCTGACAGATACGCAGGCGGCCTTAATCAAAGAAGATTTTTGGACAGCACGCTCTCTGGCTGGCTGGGTAGGCGCAGCGCTTAGTGGCTTTGCCTGTCTATTTTTGGCCCTGTCGGCTGTGCACATCATGAGTCCCGGGCTGCAAGAGCAAGACATTGCCGACCGCGATCTCAAAGCCCCGAGCACAGTATCGGTACAAGACCGCGGTGAGACTGACAAAGTACGCGAAAAAGCCAGACAGAGCATTGTCCCAATTTTTCAGGTGGACAAAAGCCGCGACCAGCTCTCTATCAATAATATTGCCAGGACCCTGGCTCGGGCAGAGAGCCTGCAAGCTATGGGTATCGTGCCTCTTACACCAGTGCCACTGACGGCTGGGGCCAGTAACGAAGTAGCAAAAAAAACAGATAAAGCCATAACTACTAAAAAGATTTTGGCAAGCACAAACAAAATAAGTGCTGCTGAACAAAATCGCCTTTTGCAATTACCCGATGGTGAATTTGCTGAGGCGCTACTAAAACCGGCAATGGACAAGAGTGTCTGGCACGACGTAGTCCTGGAGTTTTTGCCTTATAACTGGACCCCCCAAGCGCAAAGTGCCGCTACCGATATCATCGCTAGCAATCTAGAAGCAAATCTAGTAATCGATCCCGAGAGCACAAGACAAAAAGCTGATGAAGTAACCAGTGCTGTCCTGCCAGTCCTCAAAGTAATCAAAGAAGGCGAAATAATCGTACCCCAGGGCTCGATTATCACCAGAGACAAACTATCCATACTGCAAGAGCTTGGTATCACCCATGTCAACCGCTGGCCCTTTATATTTAGTATGGCCATATCGCTTGGCGCAGCACTCATACTGGTAGGACTCTATCTCTACACTTACGAGACCAAACACTTTTTTTCGCCTAGCTCTATTGGACTGATGTTTACAGTACAGGTGGTGGTAGCTTCGGTGGCATCACTGGTCGGTAAGACCAATCCGCAGTTTGTGCCAATACCAGCTGCCGCACTGATTCTCACCATATTTTTTGGCAGACGGGCGGCGCTGGCTCTGACTATCCCAATGATTTTGTTATTAGCCGTCGATAGATTGATGGATTTGCACAGCCTTGGGGCACACACACTGGCTAGCTTAGGCGCTATCTGGGCCTATTCATCGGTGAGCCGCTCAGCGGTATTTAGTACCGGCATACTGGTAGCAGTTGGTCTTGTGGTCGGCGACCTGGCAGCTACGGCCCTTGACCATACCTTTTTGGGTTGGGGCTCTTTTGGTAAGAGACTCTTGCTAGATTTTGCTGGTGGTATCACGAGCTCTATTGTGGCAGTGGGCAGTTTGCCATTTTTAGAAAATCTCTTTGGCTTAATCACACCTTTTAGACTGGCCGAGCTAACCGATGCCAACCAGCCTCTCTTGCGCCGACTGGAAGAAAACGCCCCGGGCACTTATCAACACAGCCTGGCTGTAGCCAATATGGCCGAAGCCGGTGCCAAAGCCATCTATGCCGATGCCAATTTAGTCAGAGCTGGTGCCCTTTATCACGATATTGGCAAAATGGTACGTCCCAAATACTTCATCGAAAACCAGCTAGGTGCCACCAATCCCCACGACTCAATGTCACCAGAAGACAGCAGAGCCAGGGTACTGGCACACGTCAGCGATGGTATCGCTCTGGCCCAAAAATACTCACTGCCCAAAGCAATTCAAGACTTTATCCCGATGCACCAGGGCACCACTTTGATGGCTTATTTTTATCACAAAGCCTGCACCAGAGATGGTGCGGACAATGTTGATCCCAGCACTTACCGCTATCCTGGTCCCAAGCCAAACTCCAAAGAAACAGCGATAGTTATGCTTGCCGACGTAGCCGAAGCCGTTACTCACTCCATGCGCGATCCCAGTCAGGAAGAAGTAGATGAGGCTCTCACCAAAGTATTCCAGAACCGCTGGGACGATGGTCAATTTAACGAAAGCACTCTCAGCTACGAAGAAATGCAAAAAGTCAAAAGTGGCTTTGCCAGAGTGTGGCGTACATTGCACCACGAAAGACTGAAATACCCCTCTACTACAACTGGCAAAATGGCCATCGCTCCAGCCCACGAAAAAGCTCTAGAAGCAGAAAAGAACGACCGCCAGCTAATTGCTGACAAAGCGGCAGAGAGCGCACTGCAAGCTGATTGCTGTGCTAACGAAGAAGAAAACCCAAAGCCATAA
- the nusB gene encoding transcription antitermination factor NusB produces the protein MSARRIARELAIIVMPQLPKNTEKLNEVEIMQLSDKAIHMLVDYARQNLMDAQALVVTASNELTEIEVEHESNKNLVEDLKAVPLNSGQIKEKLRTLETAISLVSEALDIPDMAMASGSVNLHANCKKCGTGINISVEKPHKEEVRNFVVRLVTNYLDNKDLIDEFIKRARTKWRVERMVSVDRDILRLACAEAFFMHDIPVKVAVSEAVELSHRFADAKAAKFINGILGDLVEEAEAVRRVYAKKQSDDKKLEV, from the coding sequence ATGAGCGCCCGCCGTATAGCTCGAGAACTGGCAATAATAGTAATGCCGCAGCTTCCCAAGAATACTGAGAAGCTAAATGAAGTCGAGATCATGCAGTTGTCCGATAAAGCAATCCATATGCTGGTGGACTATGCCAGACAAAATCTTATGGATGCTCAGGCTCTTGTGGTTACCGCCAGCAACGAATTAACCGAAATTGAAGTCGAACACGAATCGAATAAAAATTTAGTCGAAGACCTCAAAGCAGTACCCTTAAACTCTGGGCAAATAAAAGAAAAATTGCGCACACTGGAGACTGCTATATCGCTCGTCTCAGAAGCACTCGACATACCAGATATGGCGATGGCATCTGGCTCAGTCAATCTCCATGCCAATTGCAAAAAGTGCGGTACTGGTATCAATATCAGTGTCGAAAAACCACACAAAGAAGAAGTCCGCAATTTTGTTGTCAGACTGGTGACAAACTATCTAGACAACAAAGACTTGATTGACGAATTTATCAAAAGAGCCCGCACAAAATGGCGCGTAGAGCGCATGGTCTCAGTCGATAGAGATATCCTCAGACTAGCCTGTGCCGAAGCCTTTTTTATGCACGACATCCCGGTCAAAGTAGCAGTCTCAGAAGCAGTGGAATTATCCCACCGCTTTGCCGACGCCAAAGCCGCCAAGTTTATCAACGGTATCCTCGGAGATCTTGTAGAAGAAGCCGAAGCGGTAAGAAGAGTCTATGCCAAGAAACAGTCTGACGACAAAAAGTTAGAGGTCTAA
- a CDS encoding SMI1/KNR4 family protein: MTDFIEYLNANAQAKAGGKPLFEPGIYNEGAKKTWTALPSPRVVTDAELLSCEERLGIKLPDGYRAFMQTIGPGIWALAGVAHPDHLYAFDADCGEMEGYIALAFNVDGCGNSIGISPKSEDQSIYYFCHDPFGYAVTAPSFEDWVKAIADCQIKNPTNGTELYYDSVGRFTEVKLPGSADKKADGKPWWQFW; encoded by the coding sequence ATGACTGATTTTATCGAATATCTGAATGCCAATGCCCAGGCTAAAGCCGGTGGTAAGCCGCTCTTTGAGCCTGGTATCTATAATGAGGGCGCCAAAAAGACTTGGACTGCATTGCCCTCGCCGAGAGTTGTCACTGACGCCGAGCTATTGAGCTGTGAGGAGAGGCTTGGCATAAAGCTGCCTGATGGATATCGTGCGTTTATGCAAACAATAGGCCCGGGCATCTGGGCCCTGGCTGGAGTGGCCCATCCTGACCATCTTTATGCCTTTGATGCTGATTGCGGCGAGATGGAGGGCTATATTGCACTAGCTTTTAATGTGGACGGCTGTGGCAATAGTATTGGTATTAGCCCAAAGTCAGAGGATCAGTCGATTTACTACTTTTGCCATGATCCTTTTGGCTATGCTGTGACTGCCCCCAGTTTTGAAGACTGGGTCAAGGCAATCGCTGACTGTCAGATAAAAAATCCCACCAATGGCACTGAGCTTTACTACGATAGTGTCGGTCGCTTTACCGAAGTAAAGTTACCTGGCAGTGCTGACAAAAAAGCGGACGGCAAGCCCTGGTGGCAATTTTGGTGA
- a CDS encoding serine/threonine protein kinase: MTIGPEEEQNIWPGAQPRPPQNYQEQASTARVDGMASAEAIFRNRPIQPAGYQVGQIVSGHYEILELVGKGGMSLVYKARHALIDQLRAIKVLVAPNDPGGRALLRFQEEARLAMQLEHANIVRVLEFAYPADGQPFMVMDYIEGRSLEQELALFKRLSAERAIIIANQVIDALEYIHSKGIIHRDLKPANLILLKDTDARGNTQVSGKIKLIDFGIAKKLIDDEEDSRLVTPSGEIVGSPQHMSPEQCAGEPMDERSEIYSLGCILYEMLSGKPPIQGKNALDTLRMQTSVEPRPLASLVESSEAKALAPVVHHCLAKDPDERYQSLSDLRAALKQKQKNKSKVKLFVAATAGGLLVSFASGFMLSQTIKGSSTAAGLVNTNATKATNTISKITPEISAFVSSMLDSSDNIEAITKYPAMRDNKYRREAESLLQDLNLAATLNSKLSSRLDKLAFDDRDYVDSAYKSRFLI, encoded by the coding sequence GTGACGATTGGACCAGAAGAAGAACAAAATATCTGGCCAGGCGCACAGCCGAGGCCTCCACAAAATTATCAAGAGCAAGCCAGTACGGCAAGAGTGGACGGCATGGCATCGGCGGAGGCAATCTTTAGAAACAGGCCAATCCAACCGGCTGGCTACCAGGTCGGTCAAATTGTCTCTGGCCATTATGAAATCCTGGAACTTGTAGGCAAAGGCGGCATGAGCCTGGTCTATAAAGCACGCCATGCCCTTATCGACCAACTGCGGGCCATCAAAGTGCTTGTGGCACCAAACGATCCAGGCGGCAGAGCGCTTTTGAGATTTCAGGAGGAAGCGCGCCTGGCCATGCAGCTAGAGCATGCCAACATCGTGCGCGTCCTGGAGTTTGCCTATCCTGCTGACGGACAGCCTTTTATGGTGATGGACTATATCGAGGGACGCTCCCTGGAGCAGGAGCTTGCTCTGTTTAAACGCTTGTCTGCCGAGCGGGCAATTATCATTGCCAATCAGGTCATAGATGCCCTCGAGTATATCCATAGCAAAGGCATCATCCACCGCGATCTCAAGCCAGCCAATCTGATACTACTCAAAGACACAGACGCTAGAGGCAACACTCAGGTCTCAGGCAAAATCAAACTGATTGACTTTGGCATCGCCAAAAAACTCATTGACGATGAAGAAGACTCCAGACTGGTCACACCCTCAGGCGAAATAGTGGGCTCGCCCCAGCATATGAGCCCAGAGCAATGTGCTGGAGAGCCTATGGATGAGCGCTCCGAGATATATAGTCTGGGCTGCATACTCTATGAAATGTTATCGGGTAAGCCACCCATACAGGGCAAAAATGCGCTCGATACTTTGCGCATGCAAACATCAGTAGAGCCAAGACCGCTAGCCAGTCTGGTAGAAAGCTCCGAAGCTAAAGCCTTAGCACCAGTGGTACACCACTGCCTGGCCAAAGATCCTGACGAGCGCTATCAATCACTAAGCGATCTAAGAGCAGCGCTCAAACAAAAACAAAAGAATAAAAGCAAAGTAAAACTGTTTGTAGCTGCCACCGCCGGTGGTTTACTAGTATCCTTTGCCAGTGGTTTTATGCTCAGCCAGACTATAAAAGGCTCAAGCACAGCTGCCGGTTTAGTAAACACCAATGCCACAAAAGCAACAAACACAATCAGTAAAATCACTCCAGAAATATCAGCCTTTGTCTCTAGCATGCTGGACTCCAGCGACAACATAGAGGCAATTACCAAATACCCAGCGATGAGAGATAACAAGTACAGGCGCGAGGCCGAGTCACTGTTACAGGACCTCAATCTGGCAGCAACACTCAATAGCAAACTTAGTAGCCGACTGGATAAGCTGGCATTTGATGATAGAGACTATGTCGACTCAGCTTACAAAAGTCGATTTTTGATCTAG
- the ftsY gene encoding signal recognition particle-docking protein FtsY, with translation MSDNGPQGNKRGFWGTTLTKLKSVLAKTKEQVQDAEAELNDEATAGTSQPVQATQNTQTAPQPAPQPVAVAQIAKPDSWHKSVDQDYIENLEERLIRADLGLATVTPIIQKLEQESKGKNWTGKDVDAFLKRQFSELLASAPSSTLGYKAGQVNVYLIVGVNGVGKTTSIGKLASRFKSEGKRVLLAAGDTFRAAAESQLEIWSNRAGVDIVRLAEGADPGAVVFQAVKKARDENYDVLLIDTAGRLHNKTNLMDELKKVRGVIEKHASDLPLESLLVLDASTGQNGLQQAKVFCEVAGLTGVVLTKLDGTAKGGVVFAIARELKIPVKLIGIGEKMEDLRDFEPGLFVEALF, from the coding sequence ATGAGCGACAACGGACCACAGGGTAATAAAAGAGGCTTTTGGGGCACCACCCTGACCAAGCTAAAATCAGTCCTGGCCAAAACCAAAGAACAAGTACAGGACGCAGAAGCTGAGCTAAATGACGAAGCCACGGCCGGTACATCACAGCCAGTCCAGGCAACTCAAAACACCCAGACAGCACCACAGCCGGCACCACAACCAGTGGCTGTGGCACAAATCGCCAAGCCAGACAGCTGGCACAAATCTGTCGATCAAGATTACATCGAAAACTTAGAAGAGCGCCTGATAAGAGCCGACCTCGGTCTTGCTACAGTTACTCCAATCATCCAAAAACTGGAACAAGAATCAAAAGGCAAAAACTGGACCGGTAAAGATGTAGACGCCTTTTTAAAACGTCAATTTAGTGAACTACTAGCAAGCGCACCGAGCTCGACACTGGGCTATAAAGCCGGACAGGTCAATGTCTATTTGATAGTGGGCGTAAACGGCGTAGGCAAAACTACCAGTATTGGTAAACTTGCCAGCAGATTTAAAAGCGAAGGCAAAAGAGTTTTGCTGGCTGCCGGTGATACTTTTAGAGCAGCGGCAGAGTCTCAACTAGAGATCTGGTCCAATAGAGCTGGTGTAGACATAGTCAGACTGGCAGAGGGAGCCGATCCTGGCGCTGTTGTGTTTCAGGCAGTAAAAAAAGCCAGAGACGAAAATTACGATGTCCTTTTAATCGACACAGCCGGACGTCTCCATAACAAAACCAACTTGATGGACGAACTCAAAAAAGTCCGCGGTGTCATCGAAAAACACGCCAGCGATCTGCCACTGGAGAGCCTATTGGTGCTTGATGCCAGCACTGGTCAAAACGGACTGCAACAAGCAAAAGTCTTTTGCGAAGTAGCCGGTCTTACTGGTGTTGTCCTGACAAAACTAGATGGCACCGCCAAAGGTGGCGTAGTTTTTGCCATCGCCAGAGAGCTTAAAATACCAGTCAAACTGATTGGCATCGGCGAAAAAATGGAAGACCTGCGCGACTTTGAGCCTGGTCTCTTTGTCGAAGCACTATTTTAA
- a CDS encoding NAD-dependent epimerase/dehydratase family protein — protein sequence MQILIIGGTKFLGRHIVQAALKRGHTVTTFNRGTANLKEQSAVKKLIGDRNKDLSLLKTQSWDAVIDTCGSDPESVQKSCEYLLELTDSYTFISTISVYKDYAGPDQSESLTLKNIDTDKREYGSLKAACEAIVEKLYRQNHQILRPGLIVGPYDPTDRFTYWPGRIARGGKVLAPWSEMPLWVPEDEPDLAGFLAIDSSKARAAGLKFRPLKSTIKDTYDWDLSRSQAEYLAGLSAEREAKLLSQ from the coding sequence ATGCAAATTTTGATTATCGGCGGCACAAAATTTTTAGGCAGACATATTGTGCAAGCCGCCCTTAAGCGCGGACACACAGTGACCACCTTTAATCGAGGTACCGCTAATCTAAAAGAACAGAGTGCCGTTAAAAAACTCATTGGTGATCGCAATAAGGATTTGAGTTTGCTTAAAACTCAAAGCTGGGACGCCGTAATCGACACCTGCGGCAGCGATCCTGAGTCTGTACAAAAGTCTTGCGAGTATTTACTGGAGCTAACAGACAGTTACACTTTTATCTCGACAATCTCAGTGTATAAAGACTATGCCGGTCCAGACCAGAGCGAGAGCTTGACGCTCAAAAATATCGACACAGACAAAAGAGAATACGGATCTCTTAAAGCGGCATGTGAAGCCATTGTCGAAAAACTCTATCGGCAAAATCATCAGATACTGAGACCCGGATTAATAGTAGGACCATACGACCCGACCGATAGATTTACCTACTGGCCTGGCCGCATCGCCAGAGGTGGTAAGGTATTGGCGCCATGGAGTGAAATGCCCCTCTGGGTGCCCGAAGACGAACCAGACCTGGCTGGTTTTTTGGCCATTGATAGTAGCAAAGCAAGAGCCGCCGGTCTTAAATTTAGACCGCTCAAAAGTACGATAAAAGACACCTACGACTGGGACTTGAGTCGCAGCCAAGCTGAATATCTAGCTGGTCTGAGTGCTGAGCGTGAGGCTAAGCTTTTGAGCCAATAA